In the genome of Mangifera indica cultivar Alphonso chromosome 9, CATAS_Mindica_2.1, whole genome shotgun sequence, the window TTCATTTTACAATTCTTATTAACACAGTtgataaaaggataaaaaatatattttttaaatttaaaacgtaaaaaaataatttaatcaaaattcgggtgggacatagtcatttgacctaGAAGAAGAGAATATAATGCGGTTGGAAAGTCTAAATCATTCACAAATCAATTGTGTTAtgttttttagttattttttcaaacctGGACCATCCTTCCTGTGAAAGCGTAAAGTAATCCTAGCTTTCCATTTTCTATAAATTCATttctacatttttctttttttaatttgttttttaaagttatccTTAGCTGAAAGATATGCACCCACAACCAATATTCTTGGGGCTTTGACGTCtacttataaaaatttggtaagtttttatattttcttgccCAGAAATGACCATATAAACCCAAACTTGAAAACTTTTCATTTGTGgtaattgaaaagaaatgacaaaaaaaaaaaaaaagggatatcACTATGATGTACACTTTATTCACTAATTTTacctattataatattatgtacataattttatgtacaaataacgatatatcattatatgattgagtattttttatttttaattatttatttatatgataatggattattatttatatataaaattatacatataatattattttagtttttaatgaaCACCATTCTTAGCCAACAAGGTATTAGTCAAATCGTCATTATCTTGTTAACTTCTAATGATACAAAACGTTACTAAAAAAATACCATaaaactattttccactcaaggtttgatgagatataacaatttttatcatttaaatttaaaaaaattaatttttaatttatcttttaaaattaattattagttttgataatcaaaatatatttatgttatttttaaatatcataatataaaatgtaaGTAGAATTATAAgtctcatttttcaaaacttattagAGAGCAAATGaacatttttcttatcttattttaaaaattattatattcaagttatatattttaaaaataatttttagtttattagttttaatttgatatttatgctcttaaattattacattttactcttttttatatgtaaacttaaaatttgaaattattaaatgacattaaaaattaaaaattaaaaaacatcctaattttttgttataattttaaaaacctcttaaaagttttcattatcacccctaaaattttttaaaaaattataattcatatgATTATGCTATCACATGCCAATGTATTAAcaccttatttttatttatactagtaatttatttatttatttattaaaattaatacaaattaaaaatataaaaattatttaataagtttttaagAGAACAATGTTTTTTagcaaatagaaaaaatataatatgagtttAATCTATGACATAGAATTTGCATTTCAATGACGGCTGGGTGGCAAGTTCCCATTTCCCATAAGGGGGAgcttcacttttttttttttttttttaaaatgaggaAATCTattagagtaaaattgttaaataGGATCATAATCAATCACAActaattggataaatttttagtttagtGGCCAATTTTATCactattaaatcaaataaaaggtcaaaagacttattctcatttaAGGtgtaatgaaatttcaaagtgattatttttaaatttttaaaatttaaatacctacctatgaacaaaattttattaaaaaatttagttaaagttaaggataaaattgtctttttgataatattattaaaaagctATATGATTAAATCTATTTATcttctagattttaaaaactaatatttcaccttgcataaagtttttcaatttaaaaaaatcatattctctctcccccccccccccccccccccccccaaaccctCTCCGACCACCATCTTTGTCTTTAACGACCATCAAGTCCACCctaaattattgttattgaaGTCTTCTCACTGTTCGACCattgaaagattgaaatttcAGATGAGAATCATTTAATAATGTTGTTTAAATGAATCGTTTGGATGTCGTCTAAACATATCGTTATCCAGAtgatttttgtttggatttccAAATGACATGGCTTAGGGAGAGATAGTTGGACTTTTTTTCTAAGGATTAGAGCTAAAAGTACTATCGTTGGTGACTAGAGATAGTGGCCAATGTTAGGAAGAAAAAAACTGTaagttttgaaagaaaaatattatttttaaaagtttaaaaacttaaaaaaaaataaagttattaatttttaaaatttaaaacagaaaatataataaatttttttattaaataaaaattttagttttaattttatttaaatttttaacaaaattttattgataaataaatgtttaaatttttaaatattaaagagCTTCATTTCAAGATTTGGCCACAGTAGGGCTTGGCCGAGCtcgattttttattaaaaatttttatacaaaataacatcgttttgatcaatatatattaaaaacgatatcgttttgataacgaaaaattaAACGAACCGAACCGAACtggagctcgaaacgagctagccttaaccgagctcgagctcgaacttgagTTGCTCATATATGAACTGAgccgagctcaaactcaaacgagccgaactcgactCAGCTCGAATCCACCCTTAGCCACAGATAAATCAGAAGCCTGAATTTGATATACCGCAGTCAAATTACCAAAACCATCACATGGCTGATGTCTACATCTGTCTTTCTTGCTGGATTCTGTTAAAAGTATTTTtgctcttctctttctttttattttctttttcatttcatttctccCTGCAAACTACaaatctttctctctttctttcattttcttccttgatcCAAAGTCctaattattcttcttttctttttcaaaaattaaaagcaTTGGGTTCCTTACTCTTCCACAAAGTTCATAtctatcttcatcttcttgtcTTGTAGTCCCGATTTACTGTACCATTTCCATGAAAATCAACTAAGCACTCTGTACTTCCAttaaaacattttctttctgttttttgCATTCTACCCAgatcttgtttctttctttttgccAACTCGCCTGATAAAATTACCAGTCTCATGAAATGAGAAACACCCATTTGCTGGAACTAGTTCTTGGACTAACTTCAGCCGCTGTTTTCATCGTTTTCATTGTCATAGTTTTCTTTTACCGCAGAAGACCTAGAAAAGATGAGCAGGATGACTTGGAAGCGAAGAATAAGCAAAAAAATGGAGAGAAGGACATTGAAAGAGAGGATCTTGTGACGTTCCAGGGAGGTGAAGATCTCACAATCAAGGACATTCTTGATGCGCCTGGAGAAGTCATAGGTAAATCAAATTATGGGACTTTGTACAAGGCCCTGTTGCAGAGGAGTGGCTCGGTGAGGTTGCTGAGGTTCCTGAGGCCTATGTGTGCCGCTAGAGATAAGGAGTTTGGTGATTTGATTGAGTTGTTGGGGTGCATCAGACACTCCAATTTGGTGCCTCTTTTGGGATTTTATGCGGGGTCGAGAGGTGAGAAGCTCCTTGTTCATCCATTTTATAAGCATGGGAATCTAGCTGAGTTTATTAGAGGTGAGATTCTtatgtttgtttcattttcatagagaagttttagatttttttttcttctgggtTATATGTACACTTGATTCAATTTGAGGacagattttttttccttaatataGTTTTTATCCATTTCTTCAGCAACCCATTTTAGATTAAATGGGTTCTGttatttgtttcaaaatctggaaaaaaatttgattgaatcaaGGTGATAGTGCTTGAACTTTACTCATTTAGAAGCAAAATACTtgactgaatttttttttagcaGCAACTTTAGAACATTACATGGAGTTCTTTTAGAATCCTCTTTTGAGTTCTTTAGCATCTTATCATTGTTCTGCTGGGATTTGACACTGAATTTTTCATTTGCTTGAGTTGATGTTTTGCTTTGCCTTGTGAATTTCaatttacttgtttattttGGCATCTTTTAACTTGTACCAGCCATAAAAGTTAAACAAGTTGTAaactttaatcaatttaatttgtcGTTTAACTCCAATTTCTGATGATGATAGCAGCTTCTCATATTGATCTTATTATACTGTGTCTTTTCCTTCGTATCCTTTTACAAGGGTTTCTTAAATTGATGAAAAACTTTGGATTTCTTTGTGCACGTGTTCACAAGCAATATCTGGTTTCTTTGTGGCATAATTTACAGTGTCGGTACCTACCtttgtccttttcccttttccttCACTTgttgaaaaagattttgaaatcttTTTACCACAATCCTAAGTTTCTAGCAGTTGTATTTTCTTATTGTACTTTTAGCTGCATAGTGTACATTTTGAATAAATTCTGTTTCCCATGTGCAGGCGGAAATGGCGAGTCTCACAAATGGACCATCATTTACGGAATCTCCATTGGAATAGCTAGAGGATTAGATTATCTCCACACAGGATTGCCTAAGCCCATACTTCATGGAAACCTTAAGTCGAGGAATATATTATTGGATCGGAATTACCAGCCATATGTCTCTGATTTTGGTTTACATCTTCTATTGAATCCTGCTGTTGGACAAGAAATGCTTGAAGCTTCGGCTTCTCAGGGGTACAAAGCTCCTGAGCTTATTAAAATGAAGGATGTAAGTAAAGAGACTGATATTTACAGTCTTGGGGTGATTTTGCTTGAATTGCTGTCAGGAAAGGAACCGATCAATGAGAATCCACTTCCTGACGATGACTTTTATCTGCTAAATTTTATGCGAAATGCACTGCTTGATCACAGAATCTCGGATTTGTATCATCCAGACATGCTTCTAAGCAAAAACAATGGTCATGAAAACCCAGTTACTGAAGAATGCATTCTCAAATTCTTTCGGCTTGCCATTTCTTGTTGTTCTCCTTTGCCTTCTCTTAGACCAAACACTAAACAAGTCCTATGGAAGCTTGAAGAAATTCGAAAATAGGAATTTTGTCATTTTGCTGAAATTGAACTTCACATTGGCGGTAGGCCATTGTAAGGTTGATTTCTGGCTgatttatctatatttaaaattttctaacatagTCATGTTTGATAGTGTGACAATAGTGATGATAATGGCATATGTGAGGAGACatgaaaattgtatttttattaaagcaaaaagttgaaaatatatGGCTATGGAACAAAGATTGTAGAATTGGTGATGTGGATATTGTTTGAGAAAGTTGATTGCTGGCTATTCTTTTGTCTCAAAGGATGCACATTTTAGCCATATATCCAACAAGCCTAACATAATTGGTGAAAGGATCTGTCGGATACCAATATCAACAGCAGAAGATGGTGCATCTATTTTGGTCCCAGCTTGAGCATGGGGAGGCACATAATTTGTGAGAAAGAGTCAAATTTTCAACCGGAAAAGTGTTCGATTCTTCTTAGACCTCAGTATTCGACCCTCTACAGTGTTTGGATATATGCATGAAGAATAAAGTAGAACATTTTACCTCTTCAGggattttgaagaaaaactcatgTCTTTGTTTGTCACAGCAAAAGGTCAGTGTCCAAACTCTTAACGCTACACTTACTGTACGTATAAATTTGCAGTTTCATAGTCGATGGTTGGTTCGTTCTTTGACCTACTTCTTGAATTACCATAGCATTGGTATCATTGTGATATTTTGCTTCTAGATTTGTTCTGATTAATTAGAATCTTGTGAATTATACATTCAACCAAATACATGTgcttttatatatcaaatataccGTGCAGAACCTCCTTATGTTGAAGCCTTCAAATGTTTAGCTTTCATGGAGAGCTTACTGAAGGAATTCAATCTCTAGTTGGGCTGTGAAGAAGAGTacttattcataatattttatataataagttaagACTGGTACTTTGTGATGCCTTTTGCCTGCAGTTTCTGCAACTTTATTGGCCCACTGCTcattctcttttccttttaattCTTTTGGATGATTAGTGGGAGAATTTCTAATATCTTCAGCCACTAAATCAAAGCACTAATTCATTGTCCTTACTAATGgaagatttgaagtaatttTATCAAGATCTTTGCCTCCATTTACTTCAACAAAGTTGCCACAAAATTTCAATATTGGAGCCTTTTCCTTGTGACATGGAAACTGCTTTTTCTGAAAATAGTTGTCAGTGCTTTTCTGTAAAGTGCCTCAAAAGCATATCacaaaatgaaaatgttttCTGCTATGATGGAATTGGTTAACAAACTTTCTTTGGTCAAATTTGGGATATGCATCTTGCAcatttctgttaaattttacacTAATTATCTGTTTCTAAATCATATTATCAGATTCATGAAACATCTCTTTCAATTATCTAATACTAGGGTCAGCCAAAACAGAAACGCATGAAGTGTTGACAATTTGATCCAGGCTTTTACTTGACAACACAATTCAATTAACTGATAAGTACTCTAAATACTAACTTTAAATTAACTGATAACAACTCTGTTGAAATgaattgtgaaaaaaattataggggTGTAAATGATTTTTTCTAAAACCTATTAGGGGAACATGAATATTTTTCCCTACCTTGTTGCAGAAAATCATCATATTTActccatatattttgaaaatataacaataatccCAATAGAATGTATATGACATTTACACCTTGTGTGTTGTTTAGTATATAactgtaatttttgaaattaatatggaaattttaaaaatataaaatcattacaaacttatttgaattttaaaaaccccCCTTACAATTTTCTTTGCCgaccataaaattttttaaaaattacatttttcttctatACACTTGATTATGTTTCATTGGCacccttttttaatatttttactataatattttttattattttaaaatgacatTAATACAAATTAGGGTATTAAattccttttaaaaaatttaaggacAAAGTGTTTTTAGTTTGAGGGTTTTTCTGTCTTTTCAataatcttattaaaaatttaacaaactttgtaaacaaatttaatagataagtgagaaattgattttttttttaaacttaaaagataTGAATCtgacatttcatcaaacctaaACAGTTATTTGGCCTacttttaaacttgaaaatgatAGTATATATAGATTTACAACATTAATGCttttttgaagtttatttttattttatcaaaataataattgatgaaCTAACAATACAAATACATGTACAAATGTGGATGTGAAGTTAggtgaataaatgattttaaataaaaaattaaataatattccaTCAAACAATAATATCTTTATACTTAATACTTATAATTAATACGTATGTTGCACTTTTTTATTATGTTGCTGCCTTGGTCGTGCCATTGAGAATTCCAATAAAAAAGATTAGTGTCCCCTGGAATTATGGGCTCGTTTAGTTGGGCTCCAAGAGTTAATTCATTTTTACCCTGGGGTTTAATATGTAGAGTATAGATCTTGTTGTTTCAAAACCAGGAAATTCCCCCCGAGATTTAACTCAtgtgaaaaatgaaatgacaGAATAtccaaggccaaaggactatttcccacctaaggtatgctgttttttcaagttttttctaattaattttgaaaatctcatttaccgaCCTGTGGAATGTCAAAATTAACAGTTTCAaggacaaaattattattttgtctgtattattaaaaataaacttaaatttgattttattttcctccctaaactctaaaaactaataatttttctcaatccaagttttcaaaaacaacattttctcccctaggattttcaatttttcaaattcaatttttcgacGCCGTTTCTTTCTCTCCAGCGACCTCTAGGTGATGCCTCTTCCTCTTCGACGCGAGCTTTTTCTAATGGCTTTCCTGGGCGTGATTGTTTActaagacgagtcgtcttcctCAAATGAAGACGAATTGTCTTCGTTGACGACGAGGACTCTTCGTCGACGAAGACCTCGTCTTCTTCTCTTGAcaaagacgactcgtcttcgtcgacgaccACGCCTGAAAGAGCCGTCGGAAGGAGACCACGCCAGAGAGGAAAAGGCGTCACCTGGAGGTCGctgagaggaagaaacgacatcgaaaatttgaatctgaaaattggaaacctaggggggaaaatgctagtttttaaaacttaggttggggaaaattgttagtttttagggtttaagaggggaaaataatataactaacggactcagttaattttaacagtctatgggtggataaatgagattttcaaagttaatgggggaaAATTGAGAAATGTGCATACTTTTGgcgggaaatagtcgtttggccaatatCCAAATAGTATGAAGTGCCTTGCAATCCAAATGCAAGCCCAATTCCAAGCTAGTATGTGAAATGAAATGAACATTGGCTTTATCCTaattggtttggtttaatttgaaatagactactaattattttcaataacaaTTTATTTGCAGTATCATTTgtttgaacaatattatgtatatacactttttagtataaaattaaatacataaataatgtatcatcatgtgattgaattgaatgttattttatcattaatttaaaatcattcaattatataataacatattatctgtgtatttaattatgtactaaaaaatatgtatatagcTTTATTGTGTTTGTTAACGCAGTTACCAAGATCACAAAGGCCAATATTTTTGTAATGTTGCTTTACTGACTTTTTATTCCCCCATtaatactcaaattataaatcaaatccaaCATAAACATCCTCAAACACAAGCATGGATCTTAATATgttgaaaaacatgaaaacGTTCCCATTCAAGTCCACCCACATCAAATTCAGTTGGAGCAAAATCATGAATCTTCTTGAAGCTCTGATCCTTGAATTTGTAATGGATTACtttcttataatataatttgcGGGATACAACcttgtaattttattgaacctttatcaataaaacaagCTTCCATCCTTTAAGCTTTAATGGTACCAGAGCTTGGGCTTGAACATTCGAAGGTTCATCTTTGCACATAGATGTTCTTGGCTTATGCAGAATGTCAACAGAAACTACAAGCAGTACTGCAGCTTCGTCAAGGAGGAATGAAAAGGTCTCTCACTATCAGTTAAGTCGCTTTGACAGACCTAGGGATTAGTTGGTAACCCATTCGCTCAAAGGAATGAACTACTCTATATGGAGAAGACTGATGATGAATGCCTTGATCTCTAAGCATAAAATCTGTTTTGTAGATAGAAATTTGCTTAAGCAACCAGCTGGAGATCTAAAAGAAGAAGATTGGATCACATACGATTCAATGGTTATGTCTTGGGTATTAAACTCGCTCAATGAAGAAAGGCCAAAGGtatattttccacccaagtttaagtgtgtTCTTAAAGTCACActaatagaatttaaaaaactcaaagtctcatCTATAACATTACTATCGTTAAAATTCTTAgttaaaaaaaagggtaaaattattattttattaataatattaaaaaatataaaatttattaattcccccttaagttttaaaaactaataatttcacccctaattaaagttttctaactttgaaaagtcatattttccccccaaattttttcttcacctctctgGTGCCGACGACTTCCACTCTGCACCCTAAACCATTGGTCGATGCATGTAGACAAATCTGGAACCGATTTCTTCATTGGAGACGAAGAGATCGACAAGATCTGGACTCTTAGTCGACGAAGAGATGACGAAGCGTCCAGATCTCCTCGTCGATGAAATGAAGAGATCCAGATCTCTTTGTCGATGAAACGAAGAGATCCAGATCTCTTTGTCGATGAAGAGATCTGAATCTCTTCGCCTAGATTTCTTCGTTTGACGAAGAGATCCATATCTCTTCATTAGCCAACAAGCTTCGTCGTCGTCATCCTTTTCAGATCGTTGGAGAAAGTGGCTagaggggaagaaaaaaattcaaaggttttggggggaaaatgtgattttttaaagtttaaaaacttttgaaggggtgaaatattagtttttaaaatttaggagagaaaaatataataaattttatattttttaatattattaataaaataacgattttacttctgtatttaattaaaaattttaactttagttGATCAATAGGtgagattttggattttttaaatccCATGGGTATGACTTTGAAGTcgcacctaaacttgggtgggaaatagctCTTTGGCCATGAAGAATTCCATGAGAGTGTCGAATATTATGACTTTTGGGATGTAGAGATATGGGCATATGTGGCTTAACTTGTAATGAAAAGGGCTTAAATGTAATTGACTATTGTTGGGGTTATGTGGCATTTATGGCAGGGGTGAAATAGTCATTTCGATGGTCAGATATTTTATCAACCCTTGGTATAAAACCCAAGGTTATTCAGTCAAATAGAAATCGAGAGAATTCTGCTCCAGTATTCATCTTCTTATTTTATGCTAGGGTTTTCTATACATAGAGAAAACTATAAGGTGTTCTTTGATCTTGTGTGAGTTTCGATGAGTATTGTGGTTGTGTATCAGTGTTGCTCTATGACAAAGTGATTGCGGTCACATTTCTTGTATGGATCAAAGTTTGTTTGTATTGTAAATTGAATGTCTACTTGTTATAGCAGATTCGATTAGATGATCTCCtttgccttggatgtagggtttcaatTGAGAAACCCCAACCAAATAAATGTTCAGTTGCATTATTTTGCATTCTggatattttctttcatattatttgttactaAAATCTGATTGTATGGATCCTTATACAAGGGAGAATTGGAAAGTGTTTTTCACAAGGTAGTAGACCAGACATTACCAATACAAGACAAGAAAATCTGTCAATTTCAACCTATTATGCTAAGATAAGGGGCCTTTAGGAGAGATGGGAGGCTTAATTTGCTAAACCTCACAAGACAAGATGTGGAAGTTGCACTTGTGGAGTAACGATCAAGGAgagtgaagaagagaaaatacaTCAGTTTCTTATGGAGTTAAAAACAAGAACATAGATTTAAGAATCAAAAAGTGTCTCACCATGGTGTCTGCATCAACAATAATTCTTTCATTCAAGAAAgccatttcaaatttaaacatgcAGTAGAAATATAATCACCAAGTTTTTCAGCACATTTGGAAGCGTTTAGAAACAATTATGACTGTgttattactataattataagcttatatataaaattaaaaacaaaaattaatatttgcaaaATTGTGGAAAAGATAAACATTatcgaattaaataaaaaaataagcaacTTTTATGtcttctttaaaaattttcataaattaaaaaattgtaattaaagaaaataattgtaaaGTGGGAGGCCAATAGGCCTTTATATTTTACCAAAAAACATAATCatattatacattttatattgacagagtttgaatgaaaaaatactGCATACTAATTCTCATTacaatacatatatttatacaaatacaAGGCTAACCTTTAGGCTAAAGTCAATCAACCTAATTGGAATactaatatcataaaaatactAGCTAATATAGGGAATAAACTATAAGAATGATATGTAGAGATCCTATATATTCTGAAACTCCCTGCAAGCTGGAGCATGCAAGTTTCATACACCCAGCTTGCGATGTAAAAGAAGAAATCGGTGTTTATTAACAGATTTAATAAGAAGATCGCCTAACTGGTGAATAGTAGTGATAGGCAAAGGACGAGGAATACTATCAAACATACTAATGGTATAAAGacattataatacatataacaCACTGCCAAACATCATTTAACATTCTGCATAGtattatagaataaaaattatttttattcttgatcaactttgaaattaaattttagtagaCTATGTACCAACCCAGAGTTGTAAGCGGGCAAGTTTCTATACTGTCCAATCACTGATCCAATCGTTTCTGACTTTCTGTTGTTCTTTGCCACTATTTCCATCAATTATTATCTGTAAGAAACGCTAACCAATTATCCCATTTTCAacgaagaaaaaagaaaaaaaagaaaagtcaaGAGATAGGATATTCCCTTGAGAAGCTAAGTCTAATATAAATTAGAAGATAAACATTGTTTAccatcaaatatattaaaaatgtttgcGTATGACTTCAATTCTCTTCCatttctatttaattatatttacaacatatTCTCTGCTTTTTTTCAATCTAACATTTTTTCATTATGTTTCTCATCAACATGGCCTCATAAGATCATATGGATAAAATGggaaaatttcttcaaattttaaactGTTAAATTACAAAGTAAAcagtttattatttaattatggataaaattatgtatacaaataaattatacaaacttattcatacaaacaaagatgataatttatgattaaatgatataattgtttactattttactttttctcctacttaaaaatcattaaataggTTCTATGACttcaaattgtataaataaatttgtatatgtgatattaattttttattgtattgtaAGACTCATTCACATATACTCTAATCTTCCAACTAATTCGAATTACTTGAACTAATTAGACTAAATTCCTTTCAGGTGtgagagaagaataaaaaatctttGAGAGTCAAATTTACCTataaatttgtatcaaaattgtCTTTAAGTTATAATAACCTAACACAAATGTAAAAGTCATATTCTGTTATGAAAGGATGTCTTCCCACATaataaaatgaaaggaaattggATATGTTAAGTAtccttttatgattttgagtgtGTATGCATttataaaaaagtcaaattttttggCTTATAGGGTGGTGGGTCCCCCTATAATTAACTCACTTAGATATAGTTGActgagaaaaaataatgatacaaTTAATAAGGGGGCATTTGCTTCAATTTATAGAAAAGTTTATTATGAGAAtttatactattattattttgtttggctttgaaataataaaagattttgataatttttttattactaataatgatattatagataatataagaggtGATCTGATTATTAACTTTACATTAGctatcaaaaaattatcaaggtaattttgattttattataattatatttttatttgttaattttttaagataaaaataatcttatttttaattaatataacaagtaacataaaaaatattttaaaataattatatctaaagacatttaaataaaatattatattagtattattttattatctttaaccaaacataataattatttatacttactaaattttattaaacatataaataatttatactcaataatattttagataatttatcttcaaggtaatcttttaattttggttataaaatattatctaaactaaaTGCACAATGTTacatataaaaactaaatatacaaattgattttattgatatgtaattcatttatataaattaacatttattgagttgattttgtatacaaattcatgcattcattttatgtcacattaatttatatgaattagtttaacaataaaactatatataatacttctgatacacaatttgagtatataaatggcgtgtcatcatatgattgaataattttgaattaaagataaaataacatcaaatcatataatcacacatcatctatatacccaaattgtgtaccaaaagtgtgtaaacataatattactcttagtttaataaagaatttgtaCTTAATATTATCCTTGAttaaatctatatttatatagGGTGCATTTGgtttggttaattttttaatacaaaaaatgaaaaattatgaaaatgatc includes:
- the LOC123225091 gene encoding putative kinase-like protein TMKL1, yielding MRNTHLLELVLGLTSAAVFIVFIVIVFFYRRRPRKDEQDDLEAKNKQKNGEKDIEREDLVTFQGGEDLTIKDILDAPGEVIGKSNYGTLYKALLQRSGSVRLLRFLRPMCAARDKEFGDLIELLGCIRHSNLVPLLGFYAGSRGEKLLVHPFYKHGNLAEFIRGGNGESHKWTIIYGISIGIARGLDYLHTGLPKPILHGNLKSRNILLDRNYQPYVSDFGLHLLLNPAVGQEMLEASASQGYKAPELIKMKDVSKETDIYSLGVILLELLSGKEPINENPLPDDDFYLLNFMRNALLDHRISDLYHPDMLLSKNNGHENPVTEECILKFFRLAISCCSPLPSLRPNTKQVLWKLEEIRK